The following coding sequences are from one Rutidosis leptorrhynchoides isolate AG116_Rl617_1_P2 chromosome 11, CSIRO_AGI_Rlap_v1, whole genome shotgun sequence window:
- the LOC139877515 gene encoding LOB domain-containing protein 14-like, protein MTGSGSPCGACKFLRRKCVKGCVFAPYFCHEQGASHFSAIHRVFGASNVSKLLSNIPISDRSEAAVTIAYEAQARLQDPIYGCVSHIFALQQQVVSLQSQLASLREQSSQRLLNVPMYSDNSPANGRHPSYQQTQDLKNWFHQSENSCMNMPQFNANNTTNDDMNFNSMAESYENSIMKEEDVSFSSFEEGSSYSIDSLDMQINSNQQPWSYRDHGEDLQSVAFGYSYN, encoded by the exons ATGACAGGATCAGGTTCTCCATGTGGTGCTTGCAAGTTCCTGAGAAGAAAATGTGTAAAAGGTTGTGTGTTTGCACCTTATTTTTGCCATGAACAAGGAGCTTCACATTTTTCAGCCATTCATAGGGTTTTTGGTgcaagtaatgtttctaaactgCTTTCTAATATACCGATTTCTGATCGATCCGAAGCAGCCGTTACCATAGCTTATGAAGCTCAAGCTAGGCTTCAAGATCCCATATATGGGTGTGTGTCACATATTTTCGCACTACAACAACAG GTGGTTAGTTTACAATCACAACTAGCTTCTCTAAGAGAACAATCATCTCAAAGACTACTAAATGTGCCTATGTATTCGGATAATAGCCCTGCGAACGGACGACACCCTTCGTACCAACAAACGCAAGACCTTAAGAATTGGTTTCATCAATCAGAAAATTCATGCATGAACATGCCTCAATTCAATGCTAATAACACGACGAATGATGACATGAACTTCAATTCGATGGCAGAAAGCTATGAGAATTCCATTATGAAAGAAGAAGATGTGTCATTTTCAAGCTTTGAAGAAGGTTCAAGTTACTCCATTGATTCTTTGGATATGCAAATAAACAGTAACCAGCAGCCATGGAGTTATAGAGATCATGGTGAAGACCTTCAATCAGTTGCTTTTGGTTATAGTTATAATTGA